One Microlunatus soli genomic window carries:
- a CDS encoding glutathione S-transferase family protein, with amino-acid sequence MGEVDQQAGPGYVTGGKEFNRDMNYIADRITADGRDGWPVEDGRYRLIAARACPWANRTLIVRRLLGLEDAISLGLCGPTHDQRSWTFDLDPGGVDPVLGYERLQQAYFARYPDYPRGITVPAIVDVPSKAVVTNDFPSITIDFSLEWTKFHRDGAPELYPEALRDEIDTVNKRVFTEINNGVYRCGFAGSQRAYDAAYDRLFTALDWLEERLTDRRYLVGDSITEADVRLFTTLARFDAVYHGHFKCNRNKLAEFDALWAYARDLFQTPGFGDTTDFVQIKQHYYIVHTDVNPTQIVPKGPDLSNWLTPHHREQLGGRPFGEGTPPGPPKPAEVVPDGHGAVAA; translated from the coding sequence ATGGGCGAAGTCGACCAACAAGCGGGTCCCGGTTACGTCACCGGCGGCAAGGAATTCAACCGGGACATGAACTACATCGCGGATCGGATCACCGCCGACGGCCGGGACGGCTGGCCGGTCGAGGACGGCCGCTATCGGCTGATCGCGGCCCGCGCCTGCCCGTGGGCCAACCGGACCTTGATCGTCCGCCGGCTGCTCGGGCTGGAGGACGCGATCTCACTCGGGCTCTGCGGGCCCACCCATGATCAGCGCAGCTGGACCTTCGACCTGGACCCGGGTGGCGTCGACCCGGTGCTCGGATACGAGCGACTGCAGCAGGCCTACTTCGCCCGTTATCCCGACTACCCGAGAGGCATCACGGTCCCGGCGATCGTCGACGTTCCGTCCAAGGCGGTCGTCACCAACGACTTCCCGTCGATCACCATCGACTTCTCGTTGGAGTGGACGAAGTTCCATCGCGACGGCGCGCCCGAGCTGTATCCGGAGGCGCTGCGCGACGAGATCGACACGGTGAACAAGCGGGTCTTCACCGAGATCAACAACGGCGTCTACCGCTGCGGTTTCGCCGGCTCGCAACGGGCCTACGACGCCGCCTACGATCGGCTCTTCACCGCACTGGACTGGCTGGAGGAGCGGCTGACCGATCGGCGTTACCTGGTGGGCGATTCGATCACCGAGGCCGACGTCCGGCTGTTCACCACGTTGGCGCGCTTCGACGCCGTCTATCACGGGCACTTCAAGTGCAACCGGAACAAACTGGCCGAGTTCGACGCGCTCTGGGCCTATGCCCGCGATCTCTTCCAGACGCCGGGCTTCGGGGACACCACCGACTTCGTGCAGATCAAGCAGCACTACTACATCGTGCACACCGACGTGAACCCGACGCAGATCGTGCCGAAGGGGCCGGACCTGTCCAACTGGCTCACCCCGCACCACCGCGAACAGCTCGGCGGCCGGCCGTTCGGAGAGGGTACGCCGCCGGGCCCACCGAAACCGGCCGAGGTCGTACCGGACGGACACGGAGCTGTCGCGGCCTGA
- a CDS encoding VC0807 family protein — MNQRRMILTIVWTLFLDAGLAVGAYLIARGFGTSMFAALLIGTVVAGLRAAYVIIRRREVDAFAIFMIITFGIGLLLSLVTGSARFLLAKDAISSAISGLIFLLTLAVGKPMMFHLAQRFGATDEGERSRWSGLWQSHRGFRSLFRFLTVIWAVGFLVEAAVKLILVALLPVDTMAPILPFFTPVLLTGLVIWTVRTSALAQQRLRQSATVSTAG; from the coding sequence ATGAACCAACGCAGAATGATTCTCACCATCGTCTGGACCCTGTTCCTGGATGCCGGGTTGGCGGTCGGCGCCTATCTGATCGCGCGCGGGTTCGGCACCAGCATGTTCGCCGCGCTTCTGATCGGCACCGTCGTCGCCGGGTTGCGCGCGGCGTACGTGATCATCCGCCGCCGCGAAGTCGACGCCTTCGCGATCTTCATGATCATCACCTTCGGGATCGGGCTGCTGCTCAGTCTGGTCACCGGAAGTGCCCGCTTCCTGCTCGCCAAGGACGCAATCTCCAGTGCGATCTCCGGATTGATCTTCCTGCTCACCTTGGCCGTCGGCAAGCCGATGATGTTCCATCTCGCGCAACGATTCGGGGCCACCGATGAGGGCGAGCGGAGCCGATGGAGCGGGCTGTGGCAGAGCCATCGAGGATTCCGCTCCCTGTTCCGCTTCCTGACCGTGATCTGGGCGGTCGGCTTCTTGGTCGAGGCAGCCGTCAAGCTGATCTTGGTTGCGTTGCTCCCGGTCGACACGATGGCGCCGATCCTGCCGTTCTTCACCCCGGTACTGCTGACCGGCCTGGTGATCTGGACCGTCCGGACCAGCGCCCTGGCGCAACAACGGCTGCGGCAGTCCGCCACGGTGTCCACCGCCGGCTGA
- a CDS encoding carotenoid oxygenase family protein, with translation MATREARPVRSPADYADGGIIAPVPDEIDARDLEVIGSIPPELDGRYLRNGPNPLPGDRAGHWFVGRGMLHGVRIAGGRAQWYRNRWVDTDPASDDPTAAPMLDANGRDLRRNAANTHVIEHGGSLLVLCEGGVPYRVTPELGTVGAFDFSGRLRTAMTAHPKTDPSTGELYFYGYSATSPYLTFHVADAAGNLIASTPVDVPGPTMMHDFAITEHYVVWLDLPVVFRPGPRAGMPFVWDESYGARIGIMSRRAGRGGSAAVRWVDVDPCYVFHVGNAREDDHGRVILDAVRYGAEAFTAAWGAIGGSVRSSGGHGSLVADAGLTSVLHRWVIHPTTGAFDEEQLDDREIEFPSINEQRVGRSNRFLYAVSGSRNGGLIKYDTAAGSATVLDFDTRQHIGEAVFVPAVAASNEDDGWLISIVTPIAGSRSELHVMDATDVGAGPVARVLLPRRVPAGFHGSWIPERG, from the coding sequence ATGGCGACTCGAGAAGCGCGTCCGGTCCGTTCACCGGCCGACTACGCAGACGGCGGCATCATCGCCCCGGTGCCGGACGAGATCGATGCCCGCGACCTGGAGGTGATCGGCTCGATCCCACCCGAACTCGACGGGCGCTACCTGCGCAATGGACCCAACCCGCTGCCCGGCGACAGGGCTGGGCACTGGTTCGTCGGACGCGGCATGCTGCACGGCGTCCGGATCGCCGGTGGACGCGCGCAGTGGTATCGCAACCGGTGGGTCGACACCGATCCCGCCTCGGACGATCCGACGGCAGCGCCGATGCTGGACGCGAACGGCCGTGATCTTCGCCGCAATGCAGCCAACACGCACGTGATCGAACACGGCGGATCGCTGCTCGTGCTGTGCGAGGGAGGGGTGCCGTACCGCGTGACACCCGAACTGGGGACCGTCGGTGCCTTCGACTTCTCCGGACGACTGCGGACCGCGATGACCGCGCATCCGAAGACCGATCCGTCGACCGGCGAGCTGTATTTCTACGGCTACTCCGCCACCAGTCCTTATCTCACCTTCCACGTCGCCGATGCAGCGGGGAACCTGATCGCCTCGACGCCGGTCGACGTGCCCGGCCCGACGATGATGCACGACTTCGCGATCACCGAGCACTACGTCGTGTGGCTGGACCTGCCGGTGGTCTTCCGGCCCGGTCCGCGGGCCGGAATGCCGTTTGTCTGGGACGAGTCCTATGGGGCCCGGATCGGCATCATGTCCCGCCGAGCGGGCCGAGGCGGGTCTGCCGCCGTGCGATGGGTCGACGTCGACCCCTGCTACGTCTTCCATGTCGGCAACGCCCGCGAAGATGATCACGGCCGAGTGATCCTCGATGCGGTCCGTTACGGCGCTGAGGCCTTCACCGCCGCCTGGGGAGCCATCGGAGGATCGGTCCGATCCTCCGGCGGGCACGGCAGCCTGGTCGCCGATGCCGGGCTGACCAGCGTCCTGCACCGGTGGGTGATCCACCCGACGACCGGTGCCTTCGATGAGGAGCAGCTGGACGATCGGGAGATCGAATTCCCCAGCATCAACGAGCAGCGGGTCGGTCGATCCAACAGATTCCTGTATGCCGTCTCCGGCAGCCGGAACGGCGGGCTGATCAAGTACGACACGGCCGCGGGGTCGGCCACCGTGCTCGACTTCGACACCCGGCAGCACATCGGAGAGGCGGTGTTCGTCCCGGCCGTCGCTGCCAGCAACGAGGACGACGGCTGGTTGATCAGCATCGTGACACCGATCGCCGGCTCCCGCTCGGAGTTGCACGTCATGGACGCCACCGACGTCGGCGCCGGGCCGGTCGCCCGCGTCCTGTTGCCGCGCCGGGTGCCGGCCGGCTTCCACGGCTCCTGGATCCCGGAAAGAGGTTGA
- a CDS encoding PadR family transcriptional regulator: MALRFALLGLLNDRPSSGYDLSRRFAAGIGTYAWDAKHSQIYPELRKLLTDGLIEISDEGARGRKTYAITDPGRDALREWLLAGPSSTGGVRNEYVLRLFLLSALEPADAIKILKQTRAFAAEQVDDLTREYQSLRTESGGSPTGSGLAAQYGVHAYRATIEWADWAIKELRKSEH; encoded by the coding sequence ATGGCACTGCGTTTCGCCCTGCTCGGGCTGCTCAACGATCGACCGTCCAGTGGGTACGACCTCAGCCGACGCTTCGCGGCCGGCATCGGGACCTACGCCTGGGACGCCAAGCACAGTCAGATCTATCCCGAGCTGCGCAAGTTGCTGACCGATGGGCTGATCGAGATCAGCGACGAGGGCGCCCGCGGCCGCAAGACCTACGCGATCACCGACCCGGGCCGAGACGCGCTCCGGGAATGGCTGCTCGCCGGCCCGTCATCCACCGGCGGCGTTCGCAACGAGTACGTCCTGCGACTCTTCCTGCTGTCGGCGCTGGAACCCGCCGACGCGATCAAGATCCTCAAGCAGACCCGAGCCTTCGCCGCCGAACAGGTCGACGATCTGACCCGGGAGTACCAGAGTCTCCGCACCGAATCGGGCGGCTCCCCCACCGGATCCGGCCTGGCCGCCCAGTACGGCGTGCATGCCTACCGCGCGACGATCGAGTGGGCCGACTGGGCGATCAAGGAATTGCGGAAGTCCGAACACTGA
- a CDS encoding flotillin family protein: MITGLVSTVIGIIAAVIVILIILIVLLRSFRVARPDEALIITGRSSGKPARVAIGTRALVLPIRERAYTLSLASRSVKVKVEGISRNGIKLFLEGVAQVKVGGDEENVRLASQRFLEQQDQIEAYTQDILAGSLRAVVGTLSVEQIIHERAALAHSVQEVALDSLNNQGLIIDTLQISSVEDDTGYLKNLGRPESAQVEKLAAIAEASARQESSEKQAVADEGVAVAEQRLAIRRAEIKEETDARQAAADAAGPLAQAKQRELIIQREEQVAIRQAELTEKQLDTQVRRPADAAKYKAEQEAASELARRRAEAEARKADGLAEAEAIGAAGRAEAEAIEAKARAYSQFNQAAIIDRLADVLPKIAHELSEPYANIDDLTVISTDGASKLSQNIAGNFNETITLVERMTGVDLRKLVDGVSSRSGSDGSNNNSRPAIGADPDRDSAADGSRTEQSDRNQEAARTEQAERAEEADRANDANRAADRRSAEEAAKQAARESARQSSERAAAEARAVEARVAEQIEQQVQQQSGGQQSGGQQQRPARPQAPQQPFDQRQQFEAPPQSERGQQQWPPPAAPGDGR, encoded by the coding sequence ATGATCACCGGACTGGTGTCCACCGTCATCGGCATCATCGCTGCCGTCATCGTCATCTTGATCATTCTGATCGTGCTGCTCCGCAGCTTCCGGGTCGCGCGACCGGACGAGGCATTGATCATCACCGGTCGCTCCAGCGGCAAGCCGGCCCGGGTGGCGATCGGCACCCGAGCCCTGGTGTTGCCGATCCGCGAGCGGGCGTACACCCTCAGCCTGGCGTCGCGATCGGTGAAGGTGAAGGTCGAAGGCATCTCCCGCAACGGCATCAAGCTCTTCTTGGAGGGTGTCGCGCAGGTCAAGGTCGGCGGCGACGAGGAGAACGTCCGCCTTGCCTCACAGCGATTCCTCGAACAACAGGACCAGATCGAGGCCTACACCCAAGACATCCTGGCCGGTTCGCTGCGCGCGGTCGTCGGCACCCTGAGCGTGGAGCAGATCATCCACGAGCGAGCGGCGCTGGCACATTCGGTCCAGGAGGTTGCGCTGGACTCGCTGAACAACCAGGGCTTGATCATCGACACCCTGCAGATCTCCAGCGTCGAGGACGACACCGGCTACCTGAAGAATCTCGGCCGCCCGGAATCGGCACAGGTGGAGAAACTGGCTGCGATCGCCGAGGCGAGCGCCCGTCAGGAATCCTCGGAGAAGCAGGCCGTCGCCGACGAGGGGGTGGCCGTAGCCGAGCAGCGGTTGGCGATCCGGCGGGCCGAGATCAAGGAGGAGACCGACGCCCGGCAGGCCGCGGCGGACGCGGCCGGCCCGCTGGCCCAGGCCAAGCAGCGCGAGTTGATCATCCAGCGCGAGGAGCAGGTCGCGATCCGGCAGGCCGAGCTGACCGAGAAGCAGCTGGACACCCAGGTCCGCCGCCCGGCCGACGCCGCCAAGTACAAGGCAGAGCAGGAAGCCGCGTCCGAGCTGGCCCGACGTCGGGCCGAGGCCGAGGCCCGCAAGGCCGACGGTCTGGCCGAGGCCGAAGCGATCGGCGCGGCCGGTCGGGCCGAGGCCGAAGCGATCGAGGCGAAGGCCCGGGCGTACAGCCAGTTCAACCAGGCGGCGATCATCGATCGACTCGCCGACGTGCTACCCAAGATCGCCCACGAGCTGTCCGAGCCGTACGCCAACATCGACGATCTGACGGTGATCTCCACCGACGGCGCCAGCAAACTGTCCCAGAACATCGCCGGCAACTTCAACGAGACGATCACGCTGGTCGAGCGGATGACCGGGGTCGATCTGCGCAAGCTGGTCGACGGCGTCTCCAGCCGGTCGGGGTCCGACGGCAGCAACAACAACAGCCGTCCTGCGATCGGGGCCGACCCGGATCGCGACTCCGCCGCCGACGGCAGCAGGACCGAGCAATCCGACCGGAACCAGGAAGCCGCCCGAACCGAGCAAGCCGAGCGAGCCGAGGAAGCCGACCGGGCAAACGACGCAAACCGGGCGGCCGACCGGCGCTCCGCCGAGGAGGCGGCAAAACAGGCCGCCCGTGAGTCGGCACGGCAGTCTTCGGAGCGGGCGGCCGCCGAGGCCAGGGCCGTCGAGGCCCGGGTCGCCGAGCAGATCGAGCAGCAGGTCCAGCAGCAGTCGGGCGGGCAGCAGTCGGGCGGGCAACAGCAACGACCGGCCCGTCCGCAGGCGCCGCAGCAGCCCTTCGATCAGCGCCAGCAGTTCGAGGCGCCCCCGCAGTCGGAGCGGGGGCAGCAACAGTGGCCGCCGCCGGCCGCCCCGGGCGACGGTCGCTGA
- a CDS encoding GuaB1 family IMP dehydrogenase-related protein, with amino-acid sequence MKFIATPPAYDLTYSDVFMVPRRSSVASRLDVDLTSTDGIGTTIPLVVANMTAVSGRRMAETVARRGGVAIIPQDIPTDVVASTVAKVKNSHTVFDTPISVTPHDTVGQAISLLAKRAHGAVVVVQDGKPLGLVSEADLTGVDRFAQVHEVMSDDLVIVSPDTAPEDIFSRLSEKHLTVALVCEGDRLLGVMTRKHALRSTLYRPAVDPDGRLIVGAAVGINGDVAGRAEALLTAGVDVLVVDTAHGHQDKMISGLKAVGEARDRFAEQTGRRISVAAGNVVSADGVRELVDAGADVIKVGVGPGAMCTTRMMTGVGRPQFSAVLECAAAARELGKAIWADGGVRYPRDVALALAAGAGSVMIGSWFAGTYESTGNLLTDAEGRAYKESFGMASARAVKMRTRSSSGFERARAGLFEEGISSSRMYLDPERPSVEDLIDQIISGVRSACTYAGAASLEEFHRFAQVGIQSNSGYEEGRPLPAGW; translated from the coding sequence GTGAAGTTCATCGCCACCCCGCCCGCATACGACCTGACCTACTCCGATGTGTTCATGGTCCCCCGCCGGTCGTCGGTCGCCTCGCGGCTCGACGTCGACCTGACCAGCACCGACGGCATCGGCACCACGATCCCGTTGGTGGTGGCCAACATGACGGCGGTGTCCGGCCGCCGGATGGCCGAGACGGTGGCCCGTCGCGGCGGCGTCGCGATCATCCCGCAGGACATCCCGACCGACGTCGTCGCCAGCACGGTGGCCAAGGTGAAGAACAGCCACACCGTCTTCGACACCCCGATCTCGGTCACCCCGCACGACACCGTCGGGCAGGCGATCTCGCTGCTGGCCAAGCGTGCCCACGGAGCAGTCGTCGTGGTCCAGGACGGCAAGCCGCTCGGACTGGTCAGTGAGGCCGATCTGACCGGCGTCGACCGTTTCGCGCAGGTGCACGAGGTGATGAGCGACGACCTGGTCATCGTCTCCCCCGACACCGCACCGGAGGACATCTTCTCGCGGCTCAGCGAGAAGCACCTCACGGTGGCCCTGGTCTGCGAGGGCGACCGGCTGCTCGGTGTGATGACCCGCAAGCACGCCCTGCGTTCGACGCTCTACCGACCGGCCGTCGATCCCGACGGCCGGCTGATCGTGGGCGCTGCCGTCGGCATCAACGGCGATGTCGCCGGACGGGCCGAGGCGCTGCTGACCGCCGGCGTCGACGTGCTCGTGGTCGACACCGCGCACGGCCACCAGGACAAGATGATCTCCGGCCTGAAGGCCGTCGGCGAGGCCCGCGACCGGTTCGCCGAGCAGACCGGCCGGCGGATCTCGGTGGCCGCCGGCAACGTGGTCTCGGCCGACGGCGTACGGGAATTGGTCGACGCCGGCGCCGATGTGATCAAGGTCGGCGTCGGACCGGGCGCGATGTGCACCACCCGGATGATGACCGGGGTCGGCCGGCCGCAGTTCAGCGCCGTGCTGGAGTGCGCCGCCGCGGCTCGTGAACTGGGTAAGGCGATCTGGGCCGACGGCGGTGTCCGCTACCCCCGCGATGTCGCCCTGGCACTGGCGGCTGGCGCGGGCAGCGTGATGATCGGCTCCTGGTTCGCCGGCACGTACGAAAGCACCGGCAATCTGCTCACCGACGCCGAAGGACGGGCGTACAAGGAGTCGTTCGGGATGGCGTCGGCCCGGGCGGTCAAGATGCGGACCCGAAGCTCCTCCGGATTTGAACGGGCCCGGGCCGGCCTCTTCGAGGAAGGCATCTCCTCGTCCCGGATGTATCTGGATCCTGAGCGGCCCAGCGTCGAGGATCTGATCGACCAGATCATCTCCGGTGTGCGGAGTGCCTGCACCTACGCCGGTGCCGCGAGCCTGGAGGAGTTCCACCGGTTCGCCCAGGTCGGCATCCAGTCCAACTCCGGCTACGAGGAAGGGCGTCCACTGCCCGCCGGCTGGTAA